A segment of the Patescibacteria group bacterium genome:
TTTTTATTTTTTAAATAATCTCGGATATTCTTGGCTTTCTATGTCAATAATCCTGCTTTTTATTTCAATTACATTTTTATTTGTAAATAACTTTAATCAATGGACAGGAATTTCATTGCCACAAGAACAAGTTTTAGGAAGCGCTATTAGCTGGAATACTTCTTTAAATACAGTAACAAGTAATTTTAAAAATGCTTTTCTAGGTTCAGGAACTGGAACTTGGCACTATGTTTTCTCTAAATTTAAGCCTATTGAGTTCAATAATAGTGTTTTATGGCAGATTAGATTTGACAGGGCGGGTAATTATATTACAGAGCTTATTGCCACATCAGGGATTTTAGGATCTGCTTCTTATTTATTAATGATTGTAATGTTCTTTTTAGTATTCTGGGTTTTACGCAAGAAACTAAATACTTTACCTTTGATTATGACTTTTATTGCTTTGATAATATCTCAGTTTGTTTATTATCAAAACAGTATTTTAGCTTTTACCTTTTGGTTTATTTTAGGATTAAGCGTTGTATCGTGGCAGGAAACAAATAAATCTTTTAAAATTATTCCTTTGAAAGATTTTCCTGAGTTAAGTTTGGTTTTTTCTACTGTTTTAGTTTTAATTTTATTAGTTGTTTCAGTTAGTTATTATTCTGCGATAAGGTTTTACTTAGCTGATATAAATTACGCAAAATCCCAAACAGCTTCTAGCCTTGAAAAGAAAGTAGAGTTATTAGAAGAAGCTGTCCGTTTGAATCCTAAATCAACTACTTATCAAACAATATTGGCCAGAGTTTATTTGGTTTCTTTCTTGAATGAATCAAAACAAGCTTCAGACGAACAGGCTGTTGAGAAAGTCCAAAATCTCATGTCAAAATCCATTGATTACGGAAGAAAAGCAAGCGAACTTTCTCCTAATATGGTTGTTGTTTGGGAAACCCTAGGAATGATCTACAGAGATATACAAGTTTTTGTCCAAGGTTCAACTGACTGGGCAATTGATTCTTTTAAAAAAGCAATTGAACTAGAAGGCAAGAATCCAATTCTCCATACTGAAATTGGTAAGTTGTATTTGGTTTTAGATGATGCTGAGAAAGCAAAACAAAGTTTTGCTAAAGCCAAAGAGTTAAAGCCGGATTATATTGACGCTTTGCTTCAAGAAATTTTACTTTATGAAAAAGAGGGAGACTTAGATGCAGCTATTCAAAAAACGGAAGAATTAGTTACAGTTTATTCATTTAATATTGAGGTACGTTTTCAATTGGGCAGACTTTACTTTAATAAAGGAGAAACAGATAAAGCAATTGTTCAATTTGAAACAGTGTTAAGCATTGTTCCAAATCATTCAAACTCTCTTTATTCTCTTGGAACGGCTTATGCTCTTAAAGGACAAAAAACAAAAGCGACTGATATTTTTGAAAAAGTTTTAGAATTAAACCCGGATAATCAAGATGTTATTAAGAAACTTAATGAATTAAGGGGAGAAGAATAACATTATTAAGCTTTTTCGTATAATTAAAATAATTAGGTTTTTACAAATTTGGGCAAGTTAAGCTTGTCTTAGAAATTGACAGTATTATCCGAAAGAATATAATGAAAATATATGGTTAAAATTATTACTATTCCAAAAGAAATTGCAAAAAAAGGTGAATTAGTTTTAATACCTCGAAAAGAATATGAGGAGTTTTTAAGATTGCGAAAGCAAAGAGAGTGGGAAAAAAAGGACACCGATGAAGCAATTAGAATTTTTAAAGAAGAGAAAAAGAAAAAAAAGCTTCTTAAAATAAAATCATTAGCCGAGTTTAAATAAAGCCGTTTTATGGACATTTTCCTTACTTCGAAATTTCGGAGGGCCTATAAGAAGTTGCCAAAACAAGTAAAACAAAAAGCAAAATTAAAAGAAAAGATATTTAGGAAAAACATTTTTACTCCTCATTTAGAGACCCATCCACTCGGCGGAAAATACAAAGGTTATTGGACTTTTTCAATTGATTATTCTTATAGAATAATGTTTAAATTTTTAAATGCCACTAAAACAAAGGTGGCTTTTATTAATGTCGGCACTCATGAAATTTATAAATAGGTTAGAGAAATCTATCGCAAGTTTGGACAAGTTAAGTTTGTCTTAGAAATTGACGGTATTATCCAAAAGAATATAATGAAAATATATGACTAAAACAAAACAGAAAACAATTAAAATCTCCAAATCTGAGTATCAAAGATTAAAATTCCTTGATTTAGAATTTAGTAAGCTAATCCGCTATTTTAGATATCTTCAAAGTCTTGATGAAGCAAGAGAGCAAATCAAAGAAGGCAAAACCTTTTCCTTAAAGAACGTTTTGGAAGAATATAGAATCTAATGAAGATAGAGTTTACTAAAAGAGCTAAAGAAGATTTAGAAGCTCTACCGAGAAATGTGGCAATACGGATTTTAAAGAAACTGATTTTTTATAGCAAACAGAAAAAAATCTTTAGTTTTCGCTAAAGCCTTAAAAGGAAATTACGGAGAGTATCGTTTTCGGATAGGAAAATATAGAGTGGTGTTTGATAAAATCAAAAACACAATATTTATTCTAAGAATTGGTAAGCGTGACGAGATTTATTAATTTGTCTTAGAATCGTGCTTTTCATAGTAAATATTGACTTTTTTTTGCTGATACATTAGAATAATAATCACAGTCTTTTGAATACTGTTTTTAATATTTTATTAATTTTATAATCAATTTTGATTCCCTTTAGCTAGAAAAATTTTTAACAAAGCGTTTATCCCATAACGTGAGGGGGTGTTTTTTTGCTGTTGGGTTTTGATTTCATATTTTTATGACAGGTTTGAACATAAAAAGCTTTGCTAAATCAAAAACTTTTTTGCCTTTACCTTATTTATTAGGTTTAACTAAAGAAAGCTGGGCTTTTTTTTGGCAAAAAGATTTAAAAGCATTGTTCGAAGAAATTTCTCCTATTCGAGACCATGCTAAAAAAGAGTTTGAACTCTGGTTTTTAGATTATAATCTTGATAAACCAAAATACAAATCCTATATTGAGGCAAAGCAAAATAATGACTCTTATGAAACTGCTTTAAGAGTGAGAACAAAGCTTGTTAATCTAAAAACTAAAGAAATAAAAGAACAAGAAATCTATCTTTGTGATATTCCTCTTCCTACAAAAAGAGGAACTTTTGTTGTTAATGGGGTAGAAAGGGTGGCTATATCACAATTAATTCGTTCACCAGGAGCTTTTTTCACAAGCAGAAAAGTTGGCGGTAGAAATCATTTTGGCGCAAAAATTATTCCTAACAGAGGTGCTTGGTTAGAATTTGAAACTGAATCTTCAGGGACAATAGGGGTAAAAATTGACAGACGCAGAAAAGTGGCAGCTACAACATTGCTTCGTGCTTTTGGTTTTGTTGACGATAAAGATATCAAAGAAAAGTTTCAGGATGTTAATAAAGGAGAAAAGGATTATATAGAGGAAACTTTAAAAAGAGATGCTTCTCACAATCAGGCAGAAGCTTTGGTTGAAGTTTATCAAAGATTAAGGCCTGGTGATTTGGGCACTCCTGATACTGCCAGAGAATTAATAGAAAATATGTTTTTTAATTTTGAAAGGTATGATTTATCTAAGGTTGGAAGATGGCGTATGTGGCAGAGATTACCAGAGTTAAGAAAAAAACCAAAGGTTAAACCAAAGAAAAAAGATTTAGGAGAAGAAATTAAAATTGAAGACAGGGTTTTAAAACCAGAAGATGTTTTAATGGTTTTAAGAGAGATTATTAGGTTAAATAACAACCCAAATGCAATTCCAGATCAGATTGATCACTTAGGGAACAGAAGAGTAAGACCTTTTACAGAACTATTAATCAACAGATTAAGGTTGGGTTTAATGAGAATGGAAAGAACTGTAAAAGACAGGATGTCTACATTAGATAGCATTGCTTTAGCTCCAATACAGCTTATAAACCCTAAGCCTGTAATGGCTATTGTTAAAGAGTTTTTTACTTCTAGTCAGATGTGTCAGTTCATGGACAATGAGAATCCTTTGGCTGAGTTAGAACATAAAAGAAGATTAACAGCTACGGGTCCAGGGGGACTAACAAGAGAAAGAGCTGGTTTTGAAGTAAGAGATGTTCAGCCTTCTCATTATGGAAGAATTTGTCCGATTCAAACACCCGAAGGTCCAAATATTGGTTTAGTGGGACATCTTGCCTCTTATGCCAGGATTAATACTTATGGATTTTTAGAAACTCCTTATTCAAAAGTTGAAAAAGGAAAAGTAACTTCAAAGATTCAATACCTTTCTGCTTACGAAGGAGAAGAATACAATATTGCTTCAGGAGCAATACCTGTAGATAATAAGGGCAATATTATTCCTGAAGAAGTTGAAGCAAGGGTAAAAGGAAATCCAGATATGATTAATAAAAGTGAAGTTGACTTTATCGATGTTTCTCCTCAGCAACCATTCTCTATTGCTACATCTTTAATTCCATTTTTACAAAATGATGATGCCAACAGGGCTTTAATGGGTTCAAATATGCAAAGACAATCAGTGCCATTAATTTCTCCAGAGCCTCCTCTTGTTATGACTGGTGTTGAAGAAAGAGTGGCAAAAGATTCTGGTCAGGTTATTGTCAGTGAAAATAATGGAACAGTTACTGAAGTTGATGCTAAGCATATTAAAGTGGGAAGTAAAAACTATGATTTAAATACTTTTGTCAGAACAAACCAATACACATGTTTCCATCAAAAGCCAATAGTTAAAAAAGGGCAGGAGATTAAAAAAGATCAAATTTTAACAGACGGTGGAGCAATTGCAAAAGGTCATCTAGCATTAGGTCAAAATGTTTTAATTGCTCTTCTTCCTTGGCGCGGAGGAAATTTTGAAGATGCCATACTTATTTCAGAAAGATTAGTGAAAGATGATGTTTATAGTTCTATTTATATTGATAGTTTTACTTGCGATGTAAGAGAAACTAAATTAGGTCCAGAGGTAACAACAGCTGACATTCCCAATGTTTCAGAGGAAAAATTAAAAGATTTAGATGAAGAAGGGGTTGTTAGAATTGGAGCTGAAGTAGGGCCAAGCGACATTTTAGTTGGAAAAATTTCTCCAAAAGGAGAAGCAGAATTAACTTCTGAAGAAAGATTGCTAAGGGCAATTTTTGGAGAAAAAGCTAAAGAAGTTAAGGATACATCGCTGAGGATGCAGCACGGAAAAAGGGGGAGAGTTATTGATGTTAAAATCTTTTCCAGAGAGTTGGGTCATAAACTTGACCCCGGAGTTATTAAAAGAATTGAAGTAGAAATTGCCCAAATAAGAAAGGTTCGGGCAGGTGATAAATTAGCAGGCCGTCATGGAAACAAAGGCGTTATTTCCAAGGTTTTACCAGTGGAAGAAATGCCTTTTATGGAAGATGGGACTCCTGTTGACATGATAATTAATCCTTTAACAGTTATTTCCCGTATGAATTTGGGTCAGGTTTTAGAAACTCACCTTGGCTGGGTAGCTAAAAAACTTGGATATCATGCTGTTACCCCTTCTTTTTCAGGCGCTACTGAAGAAGATATTAAACAAGAGCTTAAAAGTGCTGGCCTTGCTGAAAATGGGAAAACAACTCTTTATGATGGCAGAACCGGCAAGATGTTCCCCCAAAAAGTCACTGTTGGTTATATGTATATAATGAAGCTTATTCATATGGTTGAAGACAAAATCCACATGAGATCTATTGGCCCTTATTCTTTAATCACACAGCAGCCTTTGGGAGGAAAAGCTCAATTTGGAGGACAACGTTTTGGAGAGATGGAAGTCTGGGCTTTGGAAGGTTATGGTGCAGCTCACAGTTTGCAAGAAATGTTAACTATAAAATCAGATGATGTTATTGGAAGAGCAAATACTTATGAATCTATTTTAAAAGGAGAAAAAATAAAAGAACCCAATCTTCCTGCTTCTTTTAACTTATTGGTTAATGAGTTAAAAGCAATAGGTTTAAATGTAGAAATTAAAGAGAAATCCAAAAAAGAAATAAAATAAAGTTATGAGAGTAGAAAATTTAGAGGCAATAAGGATAAAAATAGCCTCTCCAGAAGAAATTTTATCATGGAGTCATGGCGAGGTTACTAAACCAGAAACAATAAACTATAGGACCCAAAGAGCTGAAAAAGATGGGTTATTTTGCCAGAAGATTTTTGGACCAGAAAAAGATTATCAGTGTTATTGCGGGAAATACAAAAGAATCCGCTACAAAGGAATTGTTTGTGACAGGTGCGGGGTAGAAGTTACAAAGTCTTCTGTAAGAAGAGAAAGAATGGGACATATTAAATTAGCAGTGCCTGTTTCTCACATCTGGTTTTTAAAAGGAATTCCTTCAAGAATAGGAATGATTCTTGATATTTCTATGCAGGATTTAGAAAAAGTAGTTTATTTTGCTTCATATATTGTTACTGATGTTAATGAAAATGCTAAAAAAGAAGTGCTGGAGAATGTTGAAAAAGAGTACAAGATGAAAATAAAAAAAATAAAAGTTTCACTTCACGAGAATCCTGATTCTCGTTCTGCTCAAACTAAAAAATCAAAATCAAAAACAACAGTTAAGAAAAGAGGAAGAAAGATTTCAAAGAAAACAATTAACTCGAAACTTCAAGAATTGAAGTCTGCCAGAAATCGAGCCAAGGAAGGAGTACTGTCAATTTCTCTCTTAAAGGTTTTATCAGAAATTGAATATCGTGACTTTTCCTTTAAATATGGAGAAATTTTTGAAGCAGGAACAGGAGCAGAAACTTTAAGAACAATTTGCCAAAACATTAATTTATCAAAAGAAACTAAAAAATTAAAAGGAGAGCTTGAAACTATCAGCGCTCAAAATAAGAAAAAGTTTTTAAGAAGATTAAAAATTTTTCAGGCAATGAAAAGAATGAACATTCGCCCTGAATGGATGTTTTTAACGGTTTTACCAGTCTTGCCTTCAGATTTAAGACCAATGGTTCAATTAGATGGAGGAAGATATGCCTCTTCTGATTTAAATGATTTATATAGACGCGTTATTAACAGGAATAATAGATTAAAGTATCTACTGGATATCGGAGCGCCAGAAGTAATTGTTAGAAATGAAAAAAGAATGCTTCAGGAAGCAGTTGATTCTTTGGTTGATAACAGTATGAGGCGGGGAACAACTACAAAAGCAACAACTGGCGGAAGAAGACTATTAAAATCTTTAGCTGATATTCTAAAAGGAAAACAAGGCAGGTTCAGACAAAACTTATTAGGAAAAAGAGTTGATTATTCAGGAAGGTCAGTAATAGTTGTTGGCCCTGATTTAAGAATAAACCAAGTTGGTCTGCCAAAGAGAATGGCTTTAGAGCTTTTCAAACCTTTTGTTATTAAAAGTTTGCTTAAAAAAGAATTAGCTTACAATGTCAGAGGAGCTTCCAAATTAATTGATGAAGAAATTGATGAAGTTTGGGCATGTCTGGAAGAAGAAGTAAAAGACAAGTTGATTTTATTAAACAGAGCGCCAACTCTTCACAGATTAGGCATTCAAGCATTTTACCCGATATTAATTGAAGGAAAGGCTATTAGAATTCATCCAATGGTTTGTAATGCTTTTAATGCTGACTTTGATGGAGATCAAATGGCTGTTCATGTACCCTTGTCTGAAGATTCCCAAAAAGAAGCTAGAGAAAGAATGTTAAGCAATTTAAACCTTTTAAAGCCAGCTACCGGACTTCCTGTTGTAACTTTATATCAAGATATTGTTTTGGGTTGTTATTGGCTAACTGATGTTTGGGAAGGATTAAAAGGAGAAGGTAAGGCATTTTTAACTGAAAAAGACGCTATTTTAGCTTATGATTTTGATGATATTGATTTAAAGGCAAAAATAAAATTAAAAACTTCTAAAAAATCAAATGATTTTACAGAAACTTCGGTTGGCAGGATTATCCTTAATCAGGCTTTGCCAGCTAAGTATTCCTTTCAAAACAAATTAATTACTATTAAGGATTTAAAAGAAATTATTGGGGAAATTATTGATAAATATTCAAATGAAGTTGTTGAAGAAACTTTGGATAAAATTAAAAAATTAGGCTTTGAATATTCTACTTTATCTGGCATTACCTGGGGAATGGAGGATTTAGTTCTTCCAAAAGGAAAAAGCGAAATAATAGAAGCAGCGCACAAGCAGGAGCAAGAGGTTGAGAATTATTTTAAAAAAGGATTACTTGCTCCGGAAGAAAGATCTGGAAAAATAACAGGAATTTGGAGCAAGGCAAAATTAGACTTAGAGAAAGAAGTAAGAAATGCCTTGCCTCGCAAAAGTCCTGTCTTTCAAATGATAAATGCAGGCGCCAAGGGTTCTTGGTCTCAGATTGTTCAGATGTCTGGCATGAAAGGATTGGTAATTAATCCAGTGGGTGAAATTATTGAACTGCCAATTAAAAGTTCATACAAAGAAGGATTTTCTGTGTTAGAGTATTTTATTGCTACTCATGGAGCAAGAAAAGGGACAGCTGATACAGCATTAAGAACCTCAACTGCAGGTTATTTAACAAGAAGACTTGTTGACGTTGCTCACGAGGTGATTGTTTCAGAATCAGATTGTAAAGATAAAAATGGCATTGATATTTTTAAAGAAGATTCTAATCAAATTGGCCAAGATATTAAGTTCAAGGTCTTAGGAAGAGTTGTTCTGGAAAATATTAAAGGGGTTTGCAAAAAAGGAGAAATAATTGATAAAGAAAAATCAGAAAAATTTGCAAAATCTAAAACAGAAAAAATAAAAGTGCGTTCACCGCTGAGCTGTAAAAGCGTTAGGGGAATTTGCCAGAAATGCTATGGTTGGGATTTAGGCAAGAATCAATTAATTAAATTAGGTGAAGCAGTGGGAGTTGTTGCTGCTCAATCTGTTGGTGAGCCAGGCACACAGCTTACATTGAGAACATTTCATACTGGAGGAGTTGCTAGTGCAGTAGATATTACTTCCGGTCTTCCAAGAGTACAGGAGATTTTTGAAGCTCGTATTCCTTCAGGAAAAGCTGAAATTTCTTTAACTGACGGCAAGGTAATAGAAATTACAGATGACAAGATTATAAAAATTAAGAATAAAAGTGAAAAACTAAAAAGCAAGAAAAAAGACGTTTTAGAGTATAAGATTGTTCCTCAATCAACTATTTTGGTTAAACCAGGACAAACAGTTAAAAAAGGTGACCAGCTTTGTGAGGGCAGTTTAGATATAAAGGATTTATTTAAATTAGCTGACAGAGAAAGAACCTGGAGATACATAGTAAAAGAAATTCAGAAGATTTATTTTTCTCAAGGTGCTCAAATTCATGATAAGCATTTAGAAGTTATTATTAGTCAGATGTTTTCCAGGGTTAAAATTAAAGATTCAGGAGACAGTAATTTTACTGCTGGAGAGATAGTTGAAAAAACAATCTTTCTTGAAGAGAATATTAGGTTAAAAGAACTGAAAAAAGCTAAAAAAGTAAAAAATCTTCAATTTGCCAAAGCCAGCCCTGTTCTATTAGGAATTTCAAAAGTAGCATTAACCACTGATTCGTTCTTGTCTGCAGCATCATTTCAAGAAACTTCCCGTGTTTTGATAAAAGCAGCCATTGAAGGAAAGGAAGATAGATTAAGAGGCTTGAAAGAAAATGTCATTATTGGTAAATTGATACCAGTTGGGACCGGCTTTAAAAAGTAACTGAATGAATATATAATGGTTAAGATATTTAATTAAGTCGTTAATCTTACTTTATTAATGGCAAGAAAAAGAAGAAAAAATAAAAAGAATAAGAAGTTTCTACCAGAGCTAGATTTTTCTTTGCCAGAAGAAACACAAAGACACATATTGGGCATAGTGTCTTTTGTTTTAGCTTTGCTTTTTATTCTTAGTTATTTCAGCAAAGCAGGCATAGCAGGACAGTTTCTTTTTACAAGCTTTAATTTCTTAATAGGAAAAACTGTTTTTATTCTTCCTTTGCTCTTTCTTTTAATGGGACTGTCTTTTTTCTCTGCTGGCTATAAAGAGGTTTTAAGACCTTCGCTTTTAGCAATTATTGCACTTGTAGTAGGAGTTTCTGGCATGCTTGAAAGATTGAGCCCTGGAATAAGGGAAGGGGGCTGGTTGGGGCATATTTTAACCTGGCCCTTGCTTAAATTATTTGGCTTATGGGTAACTCAGATTCTTTTTTTTGCAGGCATTGTGGTTGGAGCAGTGATTTTTTGGAATTTACTTAAAAAAGAATCAGTTAAAGACGACGAAGAGGACGAAGAAGAAAAAAAACCCTCTTTCATTAAAAAAATATTTGCGCCATCTTTTAGAATAAAAAGTATTGAACCAGTTATCAAAGAAGAAAAAGAAACAAAAAAAGAAGAGAAAGAGCAGTCTTTAGATTTGAAATCTCAAAAACCTAAGATAATGCCAGCATCAAGTGGTTATGAAATACCTCCTTTGGATTTACTAGATTTAACAAAAGGCAAACCTTCTCCAGGTAATATTAAGGTTAATTCAGCAGTAATTAAAAAAACATTAGAAAGCTTTGACATACCAGTAGA
Coding sequences within it:
- a CDS encoding tetratricopeptide repeat protein codes for the protein MSIILLFISITFLFVNNFNQWTGISLPQEQVLGSAISWNTSLNTVTSNFKNAFLGSGTGTWHYVFSKFKPIEFNNSVLWQIRFDRAGNYITELIATSGILGSASYLLMIVMFFLVFWVLRKKLNTLPLIMTFIALIISQFVYYQNSILAFTFWFILGLSVVSWQETNKSFKIIPLKDFPELSLVFSTVLVLILLVVSVSYYSAIRFYLADINYAKSQTASSLEKKVELLEEAVRLNPKSTTYQTILARVYLVSFLNESKQASDEQAVEKVQNLMSKSIDYGRKASELSPNMVVVWETLGMIYRDIQVFVQGSTDWAIDSFKKAIELEGKNPILHTEIGKLYLVLDDAEKAKQSFAKAKELKPDYIDALLQEILLYEKEGDLDAAIQKTEELVTVYSFNIEVRFQLGRLYFNKGETDKAIVQFETVLSIVPNHSNSLYSLGTAYALKGQKTKATDIFEKVLELNPDNQDVIKKLNELRGEE
- a CDS encoding type II toxin-antitoxin system mRNA interferase toxin, RelE/StbE family, producing the protein MDIFLTSKFRRAYKKLPKQVKQKAKLKEKIFRKNIFTPHLETHPLGGKYKGYWTFSIDYSYRIMFKFLNATKTKVAFINVGTHEIYK
- a CDS encoding DNA-directed RNA polymerase subunit beta, translating into MTGLNIKSFAKSKTFLPLPYLLGLTKESWAFFWQKDLKALFEEISPIRDHAKKEFELWFLDYNLDKPKYKSYIEAKQNNDSYETALRVRTKLVNLKTKEIKEQEIYLCDIPLPTKRGTFVVNGVERVAISQLIRSPGAFFTSRKVGGRNHFGAKIIPNRGAWLEFETESSGTIGVKIDRRRKVAATTLLRAFGFVDDKDIKEKFQDVNKGEKDYIEETLKRDASHNQAEALVEVYQRLRPGDLGTPDTARELIENMFFNFERYDLSKVGRWRMWQRLPELRKKPKVKPKKKDLGEEIKIEDRVLKPEDVLMVLREIIRLNNNPNAIPDQIDHLGNRRVRPFTELLINRLRLGLMRMERTVKDRMSTLDSIALAPIQLINPKPVMAIVKEFFTSSQMCQFMDNENPLAELEHKRRLTATGPGGLTRERAGFEVRDVQPSHYGRICPIQTPEGPNIGLVGHLASYARINTYGFLETPYSKVEKGKVTSKIQYLSAYEGEEYNIASGAIPVDNKGNIIPEEVEARVKGNPDMINKSEVDFIDVSPQQPFSIATSLIPFLQNDDANRALMGSNMQRQSVPLISPEPPLVMTGVEERVAKDSGQVIVSENNGTVTEVDAKHIKVGSKNYDLNTFVRTNQYTCFHQKPIVKKGQEIKKDQILTDGGAIAKGHLALGQNVLIALLPWRGGNFEDAILISERLVKDDVYSSIYIDSFTCDVRETKLGPEVTTADIPNVSEEKLKDLDEEGVVRIGAEVGPSDILVGKISPKGEAELTSEERLLRAIFGEKAKEVKDTSLRMQHGKRGRVIDVKIFSRELGHKLDPGVIKRIEVEIAQIRKVRAGDKLAGRHGNKGVISKVLPVEEMPFMEDGTPVDMIINPLTVISRMNLGQVLETHLGWVAKKLGYHAVTPSFSGATEEDIKQELKSAGLAENGKTTLYDGRTGKMFPQKVTVGYMYIMKLIHMVEDKIHMRSIGPYSLITQQPLGGKAQFGGQRFGEMEVWALEGYGAAHSLQEMLTIKSDDVIGRANTYESILKGEKIKEPNLPASFNLLVNELKAIGLNVEIKEKSKKEIK
- the rpoC gene encoding DNA-directed RNA polymerase subunit beta'; amino-acid sequence: MRVENLEAIRIKIASPEEILSWSHGEVTKPETINYRTQRAEKDGLFCQKIFGPEKDYQCYCGKYKRIRYKGIVCDRCGVEVTKSSVRRERMGHIKLAVPVSHIWFLKGIPSRIGMILDISMQDLEKVVYFASYIVTDVNENAKKEVLENVEKEYKMKIKKIKVSLHENPDSRSAQTKKSKSKTTVKKRGRKISKKTINSKLQELKSARNRAKEGVLSISLLKVLSEIEYRDFSFKYGEIFEAGTGAETLRTICQNINLSKETKKLKGELETISAQNKKKFLRRLKIFQAMKRMNIRPEWMFLTVLPVLPSDLRPMVQLDGGRYASSDLNDLYRRVINRNNRLKYLLDIGAPEVIVRNEKRMLQEAVDSLVDNSMRRGTTTKATTGGRRLLKSLADILKGKQGRFRQNLLGKRVDYSGRSVIVVGPDLRINQVGLPKRMALELFKPFVIKSLLKKELAYNVRGASKLIDEEIDEVWACLEEEVKDKLILLNRAPTLHRLGIQAFYPILIEGKAIRIHPMVCNAFNADFDGDQMAVHVPLSEDSQKEARERMLSNLNLLKPATGLPVVTLYQDIVLGCYWLTDVWEGLKGEGKAFLTEKDAILAYDFDDIDLKAKIKLKTSKKSNDFTETSVGRIILNQALPAKYSFQNKLITIKDLKEIIGEIIDKYSNEVVEETLDKIKKLGFEYSTLSGITWGMEDLVLPKGKSEIIEAAHKQEQEVENYFKKGLLAPEERSGKITGIWSKAKLDLEKEVRNALPRKSPVFQMINAGAKGSWSQIVQMSGMKGLVINPVGEIIELPIKSSYKEGFSVLEYFIATHGARKGTADTALRTSTAGYLTRRLVDVAHEVIVSESDCKDKNGIDIFKEDSNQIGQDIKFKVLGRVVLENIKGVCKKGEIIDKEKSEKFAKSKTEKIKVRSPLSCKSVRGICQKCYGWDLGKNQLIKLGEAVGVVAAQSVGEPGTQLTLRTFHTGGVASAVDITSGLPRVQEIFEARIPSGKAEISLTDGKVIEITDDKIIKIKNKSEKLKSKKKDVLEYKIVPQSTILVKPGQTVKKGDQLCEGSLDIKDLFKLADRERTWRYIVKEIQKIYFSQGAQIHDKHLEVIISQMFSRVKIKDSGDSNFTAGEIVEKTIFLEENIRLKELKKAKKVKNLQFAKASPVLLGISKVALTTDSFLSAASFQETSRVLIKAAIEGKEDRLRGLKENVIIGKLIPVGTGFKK